The DNA sequence tcttcaggatAAGCCATTTTTCCAGATAAGTTTCTCTGTCACCAACAATCTTGTTACTTTTTGTGCTTAGGAAAGACCCTGAATTCTGTTTTGTTCAAAGCTTGTTGCTTTTTTCTGTTTAGCTGAATTGGTTTGGTGGGTTGGTGGTGTGGTTTCTCTCTGAATTGGGATTTGGTTGTTATCTAGATTAGGCAGTATCAAATCCTGGTTTAGAGGGAAGAAGGGTTTATTGGTTTGGtttgtgttttgagttttgagttttgagtttgTGGTGGCTTGAATTTATGCTGATTTGGTTGATGAAAGAGAACCCAGTTGAGCTTTAAGGGAGTAGTTGAAGAATTTGAAGTTGTTTCACAGCAAATTTGTGCCCACAGAGGTTGGAAGTGGTTTCTTTGGGGAAAGAGCTTTGCTTTTTGTATGTTTTGGCTTGGATTATACAAAAGAGTGTGATTTTGAATTAGTTTGTTGTTTATAGAGTTGATTGGAGAAGCTAGTTTTATAGCAAGATTTAGGCTTAGGCTCTTATTTTGTATGAATTGTTAGAGTGCATGATGGGGAAGCAAagtgggaagaagaaaaaaagttcAGGGGATAGTCCAAAGCCAAGCAACAGTAGCGAAAATAGTCCGAAAACCCAAGATAAGGATACAGAAGTTTTCATTGCAATGGCTCATGAATTGAAGGATGAGGGGAATAAGTTGTTTCAGAAAAGGGACCATGGAGGAGCTATGTTGAAGTATGAGAAAGCCCTCAGATTGCTTCCCAGAAATCACATTGATGTGTCCTATCTTCGGAGTAATATGGCAGCTTGTTATATGCAGATGGGGTTGAGTGAGTATCCGAGGGCTATTAATGAGTGCAATTTGGCCCTTGAAGTTACACCCAAGTATAGTAAGGCTCTGCTGAAGAGGGCAAAGTGTTATGAGGCTTTGAATAGGTTGGATTTGGCTCTGAGAGATGTTGGTACCGTGTTGAACATGGAACCGAACAATATCATGGCACTGGAGGTTGCAGAAAGAGTGAAAGATGTGCTAGAGAAGAAGGGATTGAGGGTGAATGACACGGTGATTGAGTTGCCTCCTGATTATGTAGAACCAAGTCATAATGTGCTGCCAGGGAAATTAACGAAATTCAAGTGTCGGAAGAAGAAGGGGAACaaagatgaagagaagaaagttCATGAGGACAATACCGGGGGGAATACTGAAGACAAGATTGAGCAGAAGAAGGCTGTGGAAATAGGTGAGGAAAAGAAGTCTGTGGGTATAGAACCAAGTCATAATGTGCTGCCAGGAAAATTAATGAAATTGAAGAGCCGGAAGAAGAAGGGGAACAAAGATGAAGGGAAGAAAGTTCATGAGGACAATACGGGGGGGAATACTGAAGACAAGATTGAGGAGAAGAAGGCTGTGGAAATAGGTGAGCAAAAGAAGTCTGGGGGTATAGGTGATGTAGATAAGGATCTGGAAATAGCTGAGGAAAAGAAGGCAGAGGTCAAGGTAGTTGTGGAGGAGAAGATCACAACAACAGAAGAAGTGCCGAAAAGAAGTGTGAAATTGGTGTTGGGTGAGGACATAAGATGGGCTCAGTTGCCAGTAAATTGCACCCTCCTGCAACTAAGAGAGGTGATCCGTGATCGGTTTCCAAGATCAAGAGCAGTTCTTATCAAATATAGAGATGAAGAAGGTGATTTGGTCACCATCACTACTAATGAAGAGCTGAGATGGGCTGAAGAATCTGCAGAATCAGAAGGCTCTGTCAGGCTTTACATAATAGAAGTTAGCCCTGATCAGGATCCATTCTTTCAGGAACTGAAAGTTGAAGCGCACAAGCTTAACTATGGAGCTGAAAATGGTACATTGGTACACCACAAGGACATGAAGGGGTCATATTGCATTGAGGATTGGATTATTGATTTTGCTCAGCTGTTCAAGAACTATGCTGGCTTTGAATCTGATGCATACTTGGATCTTCATGAACTTGGGATGAAGTTCTACTCTGAGGCTATGGAGGAGACAGTTACCAGTGAAGAAGCTCAAGACATTTTCGACACAGCAGGAGAGAAGTTCCAGGAAATGGGAGCTTTAGCGTTGTTCAATTGGGGAAATGTTCACATGGCCAGGGCAAGGAAGAAGGTATTATTCACAGAAGATTCTTCCAAAGAATctatcatttcaaacatcaaaaCTGCATATGAATGGGCACAAAAAGAATACACAGAAGCTGGAAGGAGATATGAAGAAGCGCTGCATATCAAACCCGACTTCTATGAAAGCTATCTGGCCCTTGGGCAGCAGCAGTTTGAGCAGGCTAAACTTTCTTGGTATTACGCAATTAGCAGCAATGTTGATTTGGAGACTTGGCCATCCACAGAGGTTCTTAGACTTTATAACAAGGCCGAAGACAACATGGAAAAGGGCATGCAGCTGTGGGAGGAATCGGAAGAGCAACGGTTGAGTGAACTCTCTAGTCCAACTAGTTGTAAAACCCAGTTGCAGAAGATGGGTTTGGATGGGATTGTCAAAGACATATCAGCAGATGAAGCTGCAGAACAAGCTACAAACATGAGATCTCAGATAAACCTTCTTTGGGGCACCATGCTGTACGAGCGATCTATAGTGGAGTTCAAATTGGGGCTACCTGTATGGCATGAATGTTTGGAAGTTGCAGTTGAGAAGTTTGGACTTGCTGGGGCTTCTCCAACAGATATAGCTGTTATGGTCAAAAACCACTCTTCAAATGATAATGCATTGGAAGGTGACCACACTTCAAACTTTGTAATTTGAAACTTAATATGTTTCCTTAAAGTATTTTCAACATTATGCTTACTTTTTATTGTTACAGGTTTAGGATTCAAGATTGATGAGATAATACAAGCATGGAATGAGATGTATGAAGCTAAGAAGTGGCAAAGTGGAATTCCATCATTTCGGCTAGAGCCATTACTTCGGCGGAGAGTTTCAAAACTTCATTTTGCTTTGGAGAATGCTTTAAAAGACAGCACTGAATAGATACATTTTGCTGCTCCATGGAGCATGTAGTATTTCATATTGAGGCAGGCGTGAGTTTTCTCTCTCATGTGACATACATACTTGATTTCGTTCATCATATTCATGTAGACACATCGTTTTAGTAATTAACCATCAACTGGTTTGCCTCTTGTGCAGGTTTTCTTGGTACTTTCCTGTCATAGATTCAGGCTTTCAGCTTATGGAACTTAGTAGTTTTAACATGCAGTGGATAGTTGTATCCACATTTATTTGTAGTAGTTCAGAGAACACAaacatttttttccttctctttacACGTTAGGGGGTTGAGGTGAAGTTGCAGATCTTCATTTTAGTTAGTTCTGCCTTCATCAACATGGCTTTACAGTTTCTGCTAGAACATTAGTACTTGTAATTGAAGCATCAAGCATCTACCTTGATGTTAGTGTGGCGTGTaactaaattatttttttctgggCAATGTCTTTCAGGGTAAGGACTTGTATTCGACTATTCGAATCATCACGGATgacatttttgttattttttataGCTCAGTAGTTAACTATGACAGAGCTATATCTGAGAAACAGCGATGAAATTGTTCCTAATATATGGCTTGTGAGGCTTGTGTTCGTGTTTTCCTTATCGATTATATCTGAGAAACAGTGATGAAATTGTTCAAGCAAGATAAAACCTCCAACTTTATTGAAACAAATGGAGTCCATGCAGATTGAACAAAAAGATATCAACTTTTAACAGAAGATTAGACTGAAACTATACACAAAATTTAAACGCCATCATCAGAATCACCATCACCGGTATCACcatcatcagaatcatcatcacCGGATGTAGGCAAGAGTGCCAAACTCGATGTAGCATGCAGAATGATCTTGTCTCGGATCTTGGAACCACAAATCACAACGGCAACATGTCATATTCACAGTCAATAAATCTACATCATATAAAGCTTCTCATCCTTAATCAATTGTTAGGGCTTAAGCATCTAACTAAAAAGTAAGCATTCAAGCCACTTAATTAATTTACTGTGAGGATTAACAtccaaagcaaaagaaaatattcACATACCCGATTTCATAATCTTCTGGAAGGTCACCTTTGAGTTCATCCTAACAAAGTTGCATCCATTAAGAAGATTACGAAAACTAGCTTAAAATCATAATTGAAAAACGTAGGAGGTATCATAAACGAATCCAAACTTACAACTTCCATGTCAAAAGAAAGAGGATCGACAGTAGCATATGacttgaagaaattgaagaaactTTTACTGCGTTTACCACGATTCTCATTTAAGTTGTGGGAAGGATTCCAATCTATTTTAGTCCTACAAGAAGATAACACAaactcaagaagaagaagaagaagaaacaaaaggaaaaatcaaaCTATACACCTGTAATCATGAACTAAAATTACCCAATTGCCTTCAAGGAAACGTTGTCGTTGTCACCCGTCACCTCATACTTTTTAGTCAAGACCTTATTCTTAAAAAAAGGATTGTCGTCAAAGGTGAACTTCAGCTCAAATCCTTTCAAATTAGTTGTCCTACTGGACTCGATATCATTCAAATACTCGAGAGCATGATCAAGCGTCTACACTTGATTAGAAACATAAGTAAAACAAAAGCACAGAAGAAAGTTTGGCTGAGAAATTGCACACCTGCTTAGAAACTAGCCTGTCAGAAAGCATGGCAAGACTCCAAAAACTTGAGATTTCTTGAGCGGCAATATGTCTCTGCAAATAAAccaaagggtccttgacccaaaacaccaaaataagCAAATGTTATTCCACTtacccagcaacagatttttgttcccaaaTACACAATTTAAgctcaaatgaccattttaccctcaaacCAATTAAAAATTACCCACTGCCATTctgtctcctctctctctctctgtctccgatctgcgttctctctctctctctctctctcttccctcgcCCTCCCTGGCCAGCAAAGCCCCGATGCCAACTCCACCTACTACCAGAGTCGGGCCGCCCACCATGGCGTCGtcaccaactctctctctctctctaactgcATCTCTGATTCTCTCACTGACCTCGACTGCTCAGTTTCCGTCGCCGTCGACCTCAACAACTCAGCCTCTAAGTCTgatttctctccctctctcacaCCACCGTCGACCTCGACTACAGTCGCAATCAACAACTGCATCTCCGATTCTCTCACCGACCTCCACTGCTCAGTTGTTGGAGCCGTCGACCTCAACAACTAGGCCTCCAAGTCCGATTACAACCTCGACTGCTCAGCCAGTGAGGAGAAAGCCATCGGATTGTCTTTGACTTGGATTGATGAGGACCACATCCACAGCAAACACATGGCCGGCTCTGTTGAGGTtccatcaagaagaagaagatgtgggtgcccagagctttttcTGGGCGCCCAaatcaacttcttcttctttcttttttttgggtaaaacgGAGGCAgaaggaaggaaagaaaaagaagaagaagttttaTCGGGGGCAATacacgtctattggggggcaatagatattTTCAATTGATAtcatctccttgtttttttttctttaatcaacaTTTTATTAGtctaaatttaaggaaattagttctgattccggcgaccgaaagtgctattggagggcaatagacgtctattgggggacaatgcATGGCtgataaacgtctattgggggacaatgcatggctgatagacgtctattgagggacaatacatggctgatagtcgtctattggggggcaatagaccaaAAGTtatattgaggggcaatagaggtctattgccacCTCTATTGCctattgcccctttattggtgggcaatagatgtctattggggtaaTAAACATTTCCAGTGAGGTTTTCTGAAAGGTCCAATGGGCGGCGgctggtgaccggaatccggcgaaagttggccagattccggcgaagtctcctatggcttttctctctctctaagtaacaaaggggtgaggggtaaaatggtattaaaaaaatttataaaaaaaaaaaaaaaaatcttaatggggtattagggaagactcccttagagtgtattgggtaagagagaattaaaaaaatttaatggggtaagtgagaaaaaaatccctagaaatgaggtaaatggacaaaaaccctaaaccaaatGGCATATCAACACACTTTCAAGGTAATCCAGAAATTAAACCTCTGATGTACGAAACACAGTTTGGCATACCTCTTCATAGAGAGGCTTTAAGAACATTTCCTTAAACTGAATTTCCCATCGACATCTTTCGACAAAAAACTGATTCTGCAATATATAAATGTGACATACAACATCCTTGACATTCAACTGTTCCGAATCTGAACATTCTTAGAAACTATAAAACATGGCATAGCTAAGTTGTTAATAGAGAGAATCTACATACCATGTCAGAACGGAGATGCCGGTTGTTTGCCAcccatttctttttctcctcaaCAGAGAGGGCTTCCTCCTTGAGAATGTGAGCCTGCAGAGTATGAAATTTTGATCATCTACACACTATTCTCAACCTAGAGTTAGGTTATAAATtctgaaaaacaaacaaacccacatctatctctttcaatttttcCATGGATTCGCAGTACTCctgcaaaataaaaaattgatcaaCAAATTGCCTTATGTTTGAACGGGAACATAATCATATGAAAACAAAACTTGCCTTAAAATGGAGCCTCCTTGCCTCAAGTGCACGGCGATAGTTTGGGTTAGTTCGTGCTAGAAATGgaacaaacaaaaagataagAGAATTAAACCTAACAGCAAGATCATCCGTTGTGTCATTGGGTTGgatactattcactacttttttatgtttattttcacCCTTTAGGTCAGTTTCGTGACCTACAAACTGACCTGAGTCTTAGAAAGTGACCCATATCAGTTTTGAAACTGTGCTAGTGACCCAAAAGAtggaaataaacattaaaaaaacagtgaataatATTTGACTCAGTGACTTAACTGGTGAACTTGCTCTGAAATATATATAGTTCAAAATTGAGATGTGAGATTGATAGTATTACCATGCTCTTCGATTGCTTTTTCCAACGGGTAGTCGTAGGCCACAACGCTGAAATCCATGATCGGGGATGTCTTTGCCCTCTTTGCACTGCTACCATCCGCCACTGTCACGAGAGCAGTTTGTTTAGAGCAATTTGGTTGGGGATTTTATACACAGGGTGTGTGTATTGGATCAAGGTGAAGCCCAAAAACAACCAGGCCCAAAACAAACCTTTTAACAACAAACGGAAAAGAAATTTGCTGATttttacaacaaaaaaaaaaaattgctgatTTTTACAATTCTCTTTATTAATGGGGACAATATACCCGAACccattagttttttttatttttgattaacCAAAAAAGAATTCTAGAACACAACTACAACACAAAACCACGAGAGCAATGCCCATTCTCAGTCGATCCACATAGAAAGCTAGGGACACAGAAAGGGGAGCTAAGACAAAAATGTCAATTAAATAGCAGTATCTCTCTCAcaaagattaaaaaaagaagCTAATTAATTTagggtgaggctattgccaccctacaattttctttgttcaccctacttgctcattacaccctacattttaattacaattattagatttacttatccaaccCATTTATCTTTCCaggaatatcctccatcatataaaagaaaaatttgtttaacgaaaatttctcatttaatttatatcaattaaaaacacgtcctaaaatatattaaaatttccttataaaatcataatttgatttacttccatttttttattttttccattcagtttcaatgttcgtttatttcaatccatattaaaaaattagtaagtgctaatatgagcaatgaaaaaaatattgatttttttttcgtgttttaaatttttactttcggtgtttataagggtattacaaagattttgatgaagttaacactaatggttttgtgaattgaataacaaattaacgatgaggacgcaacaaaaagataaaaaagaaaattgtaataaattgaaatttggatggagaaggtgaagattaatgttatcagaattttgtatttaattagttatgtatttagttttccttaaatatttaaattttagaaaattagtgtacttattagtcattttgcatttgggtaatatagtctttcaataattcaaatatttgtagggtgaacaaagaaaatggtagggtggcaatagccgcacccattaATTTATCCGCTACAAAATTGGCCTCTCGATAGATATGTTGAAAACTGATAAACTCAAAAGAGGAAGCAAGCCATTGGATATCAACAATCAAAGATTAGATGGATATGTCACGGATCGTGCATAATAGACAGTCTATCATAACTTTTGAATCGCCTTCCACTCGGATTTTAGGGTACTTGAAAAACTTGGCAGCATTTAAGCCCTCTCGGAGAGCAAAAGCTTCAAATAAGAGCACATTAGCCTCACCAAACCTTGTTTGAAACAACTAATAAAGGGGAACCATCAGAGTTGCGCAAAACAAAGCCTATAAAAGCATGATCTGCTTTAACAGAACCATAAAAATTTAGTTTAAcacaaaattttagatttcaaTCCACCCTTTTCcaattataatttaattttaGATTTCTTCaagatattttattttatgtttttccttAATTTAAGTCGTAGAATTGAGCTGTCTATTTCTGTGCGAAAATTTCTACTTGAGTTATTTAACGGTTACGGTGTTACACCTTTACATCCGAAAACTACATGTGTACTTTAATTCCGTTCGTAGAATAACTTCATAAAAACTGGCCGGATCAACCAAATTGGCATTGACATTGGTGAAGGTAAATATTGTTCATAGTCGGATCTTAAACCCTTTTTGAATGGTCAAGgtattttattgaaaaaaaaaaattatgtatttaaaaataataaggaaCAAATTGAAATTTCAAACGTAATTTTGAGAAAACACGAATCTTCAATTGGGGaaatatcaccaatggtcaTTGAGTTATGACAAAGTCAGATATTGGCCACATTATTTTTGAAAACTTAGCCACATTATTCGTGGCCAATTAAACTTTCAAAAacgtaatttaaaaaaaaaattgtcttttaaa is a window from the Rosa chinensis cultivar Old Blush chromosome 2, RchiOBHm-V2, whole genome shotgun sequence genome containing:
- the LOC112186408 gene encoding protein PHOX4 produces the protein MMGKQSGKKKKSSGDSPKPSNSSENSPKTQDKDTEVFIAMAHELKDEGNKLFQKRDHGGAMLKYEKALRLLPRNHIDVSYLRSNMAACYMQMGLSEYPRAINECNLALEVTPKYSKALLKRAKCYEALNRLDLALRDVGTVLNMEPNNIMALEVAERVKDVLEKKGLRVNDTVIELPPDYVEPSHNVLPGKLTKFKCRKKKGNKDEEKKVHEDNTGGNTEDKIEQKKAVEIGEEKKSVGIEPSHNVLPGKLMKLKSRKKKGNKDEGKKVHEDNTGGNTEDKIEEKKAVEIGEQKKSGGIGDVDKDLEIAEEKKAEVKVVVEEKITTTEEVPKRSVKLVLGEDIRWAQLPVNCTLLQLREVIRDRFPRSRAVLIKYRDEEGDLVTITTNEELRWAEESAESEGSVRLYIIEVSPDQDPFFQELKVEAHKLNYGAENGTLVHHKDMKGSYCIEDWIIDFAQLFKNYAGFESDAYLDLHELGMKFYSEAMEETVTSEEAQDIFDTAGEKFQEMGALALFNWGNVHMARARKKVLFTEDSSKESIISNIKTAYEWAQKEYTEAGRRYEEALHIKPDFYESYLALGQQQFEQAKLSWYYAISSNVDLETWPSTEVLRLYNKAEDNMEKGMQLWEESEEQRLSELSSPTSCKTQLQKMGLDGIVKDISADEAAEQATNMRSQINLLWGTMLYERSIVEFKLGLPVWHECLEVAVEKFGLAGASPTDIAVMVKNHSSNDNALEGLGFKIDEIIQAWNEMYEAKKWQSGIPSFRLEPLLRRRVSKLHFALENALKDSTE